One segment of Deltaproteobacteria bacterium DNA contains the following:
- a CDS encoding PDZ domain-containing protein, with protein sequence MARIGWIAAGIAALGLAAGTAFAKKDKDDPGGAHAVVEMFAAGDSGQLGVEVTSMTRELRKHFGAPADAGILVSRVEPNSPAARAGVRVGDVIVAVAGKNIDTPWDVWKALSGRRKGDKVAVVVVRDGKRRALTATLQRDAVDVDKAMGAMGMGPMTKMGPGRFRFDFDGDGPGMMWFGRAFGADPDGRIDKLERRIAELEAKLCKLDKKLCD encoded by the coding sequence ATGGCACGAATCGGATGGATCGCCGCAGGCATCGCGGCGCTCGGGCTGGCCGCGGGCACCGCGTTCGCCAAAAAAGACAAGGACGACCCCGGCGGCGCGCACGCGGTGGTGGAGATGTTCGCCGCGGGGGACAGCGGGCAGCTCGGCGTCGAGGTCACGTCGATGACCCGCGAGCTGCGCAAGCACTTCGGCGCACCGGCCGACGCGGGCATCCTCGTGAGCCGGGTCGAGCCGAACAGCCCGGCCGCGCGCGCGGGTGTGCGCGTCGGCGACGTGATCGTGGCGGTCGCCGGCAAGAACATCGACACGCCGTGGGACGTGTGGAAGGCGCTGTCCGGGCGGCGCAAGGGCGACAAGGTCGCGGTGGTCGTCGTGCGCGACGGCAAGCGCCGCGCGCTGACCGCGACGCTCCAGCGCGACGCGGTCGACGTCGACAAGGCGATGGGCGCGATGGGCATGGGGCCGATGACCAAGATGGGGCCGGGCAGGTTCCGGTTCGACTTCGACGGAGACGGGCCCGGCATGATGTGGTTCGGGCGGGCGTTCGGGGCCGACCCCGACGGCCGGATTGACAAGCTCGAGCGGCGCATCGCCGAACTCGAGGCGAAGCTGTGCAAGCTCGACAAGAAGCTGTGTGACTGA
- a CDS encoding SCO family protein, with protein MAAVTDPSPAPAPRRRRTAGLALAGIAVAAIAAAAVAIARPSAPPAELPDYGELAAFELTDQTGAPFGTRELAGAPWIANFIFTRCPTVCPVFTYKMARVQDATRAVGDRLRLVSFSVDPDYDTPEVLRAYADRHGADPSRWRFLTGAPDAVRTTVRDGLKMAMERAGDAGDVPNILHGTHFVLVDGRSHIRGYYDSNDAGAVDRLIRDATALARDAR; from the coding sequence ATTGCGGCCGTGACCGATCCCAGCCCCGCCCCCGCGCCGCGCCGCCGCCGCACCGCCGGCCTCGCCCTCGCGGGCATCGCCGTCGCCGCGATCGCCGCGGCCGCGGTGGCGATCGCGCGCCCGAGCGCTCCCCCGGCCGAACTGCCCGACTACGGGGAGCTGGCCGCCTTCGAACTCACGGACCAGACCGGCGCGCCGTTCGGCACCCGCGAACTCGCGGGCGCGCCGTGGATCGCGAACTTCATCTTCACGCGGTGCCCGACGGTGTGCCCCGTGTTCACCTACAAGATGGCGCGGGTGCAGGACGCGACGCGCGCCGTCGGCGACCGGCTGCGGTTGGTGTCGTTCAGCGTCGACCCGGACTACGACACGCCGGAGGTGCTGCGCGCCTATGCCGACCGGCACGGCGCGGATCCCTCGCGCTGGCGGTTCCTCACGGGCGCGCCGGACGCCGTCCGCACGACGGTGCGCGACGGCCTGAAGATGGCGATGGAGCGGGCCGGCGACGCGGGCGACGTGCCCAACATCCTGCACGGGACCCACTTCGTGCTCGTCGACGGACGGTCGCACATCCGCGGCTACTACGACTCGAACGACGCCGGCGCCGTGGACCGCCTGATCCGCGACGCGACCGCGCTCGCGCGGGACGCCCGCTGA
- a CDS encoding cation transporter, whose translation MYHTRVHPPSGVGGADRARQIRRVLWIILWLNAIVAAAKGAYAWWSGSLAVGTDALHSVLDASANVIGLVALWLADRPADAGHPYGHRRFEIVAAAAIGVVMAAGVLQFGWTAARALAGGRPVAPAPPLGFAVVGGTWAVNLFVAAYEARRGRALGSPLLVADAGHTASDVLVTAAVMASLVASRFGIQWADAAVALAVLGAVAYVAWRIVTRNLAVLVDAAAVDPDEVRAAAASVPGVVDCHRIRSRGPEHHVHLDLHVRLHGDLSLRRAHAIAHDLEDAIRARIPAVADVTIHMEPDDDEPEAL comes from the coding sequence GTGTACCATACCCGCGTGCATCCGCCGTCCGGCGTCGGCGGGGCCGATCGGGCCCGGCAAATCCGCAGAGTTCTTTGGATCATCCTGTGGCTGAACGCGATCGTGGCCGCGGCCAAGGGCGCGTACGCGTGGTGGTCCGGGTCGCTCGCGGTCGGCACGGACGCCCTGCACTCGGTGCTCGACGCGTCGGCAAACGTCATCGGTCTGGTGGCCCTGTGGCTCGCCGATCGGCCGGCCGACGCGGGGCATCCCTACGGCCACCGGCGGTTCGAGATCGTCGCGGCCGCGGCGATCGGCGTGGTGATGGCCGCGGGCGTGCTCCAGTTCGGTTGGACGGCGGCCCGCGCGCTGGCCGGCGGTCGGCCGGTGGCGCCGGCGCCGCCGCTCGGGTTCGCCGTCGTCGGCGGCACCTGGGCGGTCAACCTGTTCGTCGCCGCCTACGAGGCGCGGCGCGGGCGCGCGCTCGGCAGCCCGCTGCTGGTCGCCGACGCGGGGCACACCGCGTCCGACGTGCTCGTCACCGCCGCGGTGATGGCGTCGCTGGTGGCGTCGCGGTTCGGCATCCAGTGGGCGGACGCGGCGGTCGCGCTGGCGGTGCTCGGCGCCGTCGCGTACGTGGCGTGGCGCATCGTCACGCGGAACCTCGCGGTGCTCGTCGACGCGGCGGCCGTCGACCCGGACGAGGTGCGCGCGGCGGCCGCCTCGGTGCCGGGCGTGGTCGACTGCCACCGCATTCGCTCGCGCGGCCCGGAGCACCACGTCCACCTCGACCTGCACGTCCGGCTGCACGGCGACCTGTCTCTGCGGCGGGCGCACGCGATCGCCCACGACCTCGAGGACGCCATCCGCGCTCGCATCCCGGCCGTCGCGGACGTGACGATCCACATGGAGCCGGACGACGACGAGCCGGAGGCATTGTAG
- a CDS encoding DUF455 family protein, with protein sequence MELRQYAESILAARDLAGKLRPPPDGWTDRDPGPAERWPAPGRPPELAIVEAARVKVPRPAGMCDPRQRPRILHALANHELQAVELFAWALVAFPDAPPAFRRGLVALLADEQRHMQLYMDRIDACGARFGDWPVTGYFWHRIDRVRTPLQFVCAMGLTFENANLDFAADYAEAARAAGDTETADVLAAIHRDEIRHVRFGWTWLAKLKPAGQSMWDAYVANVEPPLGPARARGPRLDVDARRAAGFDDAFIARLAATAPRSPSGKPR encoded by the coding sequence ATGGAGCTGAGGCAGTACGCCGAATCGATCCTCGCGGCGCGCGACCTCGCGGGCAAGCTCCGCCCGCCGCCCGACGGCTGGACGGATCGCGATCCCGGGCCCGCCGAGCGCTGGCCGGCGCCCGGGCGACCGCCGGAACTCGCCATCGTCGAGGCCGCCCGCGTCAAGGTGCCGCGCCCGGCGGGGATGTGCGACCCGCGCCAGCGGCCGCGCATCCTCCACGCGCTGGCCAACCACGAGTTGCAGGCCGTCGAGCTGTTCGCGTGGGCGCTGGTCGCGTTCCCCGACGCGCCGCCCGCGTTTCGCCGCGGCCTCGTCGCGCTGCTCGCGGACGAACAGCGGCATATGCAACTGTACATGGACCGCATCGACGCGTGCGGCGCCCGCTTCGGCGACTGGCCGGTGACCGGCTACTTCTGGCACCGCATCGACCGCGTCCGCACGCCGCTGCAGTTCGTGTGCGCCATGGGGCTCACGTTCGAGAACGCCAACCTCGACTTCGCGGCCGACTACGCCGAGGCAGCCCGCGCCGCCGGCGACACCGAAACCGCGGACGTGCTCGCCGCCATCCACCGGGACGAGATCCGCCACGTGCGCTTCGGCTGGACGTGGCTCGCGAAGCTCAAGCCGGCCGGCCAGTCGATGTGGGACGCCTACGTCGCCAACGTCGAGCCGCCCCTCGGCCCGGCGCGTGCCCGCGGGCCTCGGCTCGACGTCGACGCGCGCCGGGCCGCCGGCTTCGACGACGCGTTCATCGCCCGGCTCGCGGCCACCGCGCCGCGCAGCCCGAGCGGAAAGCCGCGGTGA
- a CDS encoding sodium:calcium antiporter — protein MDVALDVARLLFGGLVLYVGAEWLVKGSAGLARAYGVKPLVIGLTVVAYGTSAPELAVSTIAAVDGKPAIVVGNVVGSCIANLGLILGVTALISPPAVDARLIKREVPVLLLSVAVVPLVVWASGIAWWEGLLLFAASVAFTVWTLSVEAGVNVPAADEIEATAEIAGAPSGSGKARMYAVTAAGMALLIGGGDVFVDGAVGVARSLGMTERVVGLTIIAVGTSLPELAASLVAALRGHADIAVGNVVGSNIFNVFLILGIVPMVRHLDVSLASVAGDLYFLAGVTLLGAFTMRGDRRVTRVEGALLAAAYLAFLAFAFGKTG, from the coding sequence ATGGATGTAGCGCTCGACGTCGCGCGCCTGCTGTTCGGTGGCCTCGTCCTGTACGTGGGCGCCGAGTGGCTGGTCAAGGGGTCCGCGGGGCTGGCGCGCGCCTACGGCGTCAAGCCGCTCGTCATCGGTCTCACCGTCGTCGCGTACGGCACGTCCGCGCCCGAACTCGCGGTGAGCACGATCGCCGCCGTCGACGGCAAGCCGGCGATCGTCGTCGGCAACGTCGTCGGCTCGTGCATCGCGAACCTCGGGTTGATCCTCGGCGTCACGGCGTTGATCTCGCCACCCGCGGTCGACGCGCGGCTGATCAAGCGCGAAGTCCCGGTGCTGCTCCTGTCGGTCGCCGTCGTCCCGCTCGTCGTCTGGGCCAGCGGCATCGCGTGGTGGGAAGGCCTGCTGTTGTTTGCCGCGTCCGTCGCCTTCACCGTGTGGACCCTCAGCGTCGAAGCCGGCGTCAACGTTCCCGCCGCCGACGAGATCGAGGCGACCGCGGAGATCGCCGGCGCGCCGTCCGGCTCCGGCAAGGCCCGCATGTATGCGGTGACCGCCGCCGGCATGGCGCTGCTCATCGGTGGCGGCGACGTGTTCGTCGACGGTGCGGTCGGGGTCGCGCGCTCCCTCGGCATGACCGAGCGAGTCGTCGGCCTCACGATCATCGCGGTGGGCACGTCGCTGCCGGAACTGGCCGCGTCGCTGGTCGCGGCGCTGCGCGGCCACGCCGACATCGCCGTCGGCAACGTCGTGGGCAGCAACATCTTCAACGTGTTCCTGATCCTCGGCATCGTGCCGATGGTCCGCCACCTCGACGTATCGCTCGCATCCGTCGCCGGCGACCTGTACTTCCTTGCCGGTGTGACGTTGCTGGGCGCGTTCACCATGCGGGGCGACCGGCGCGTCACGCGGGTCGAAGGCGCGCTGCTGGCCGCCGCCTACCTCGCGTTCCTGGCGTTCGCGTTCGGCAAGACCGGATAG
- a CDS encoding DUF368 domain-containing protein, translated as MIAPPSAPLSLVCGLLMGSADAIPGVSGGTVALILGIYERFIAALATAVRAPMLIGSRDGRTELAAALRFLVPLGAGLLAAYYLATKLLVGPADAPGILRRPDTAPACYAFFFGLVALSVREPWRRIGAVAGRHWAGAALGFAAAAAFAHLPHYGAEPARPLLVLGGAGAIAIMLLPGVSGSLFLLIIGQYATVAGAVHDRDIAVLLLFAAGIALGVATFVPALRYVLRRYHDGAMATLTGLMAGSLFALWPWKINYEPKAGPMTNAAPWATHLGWVAVAAIVGGAVVVLLNRLERKLTEPA; from the coding sequence ATGATCGCCCCGCCGTCCGCGCCGCTGAGCCTGGTGTGCGGCCTCCTGATGGGCAGCGCCGACGCGATCCCGGGCGTGTCCGGCGGCACCGTCGCGCTCATCCTCGGCATCTACGAGCGGTTCATCGCGGCGCTGGCGACCGCGGTCCGCGCGCCGATGCTGATCGGCTCTCGCGACGGCCGCACCGAACTCGCGGCGGCGCTGCGGTTCCTGGTGCCGCTCGGCGCCGGCCTGCTGGCGGCCTACTACCTGGCCACGAAGCTGCTGGTCGGCCCGGCGGATGCGCCCGGCATCCTGCGCCGCCCCGACACCGCACCGGCGTGCTACGCGTTTTTCTTCGGCCTGGTCGCGCTGAGCGTGCGCGAACCGTGGCGCCGCATCGGCGCGGTGGCAGGCCGTCACTGGGCCGGCGCCGCGCTCGGCTTCGCCGCCGCCGCCGCGTTCGCCCACCTGCCCCACTACGGGGCCGAGCCGGCGCGCCCGCTGCTGGTGCTCGGCGGCGCGGGCGCGATCGCCATCATGCTGTTGCCGGGCGTGAGCGGGTCGCTGTTTCTGCTCATCATCGGCCAGTACGCGACGGTGGCCGGGGCGGTCCACGACCGCGACATCGCGGTGCTGTTGCTGTTTGCCGCCGGCATCGCGCTCGGCGTCGCGACGTTCGTGCCGGCCCTGCGGTACGTGCTGCGCCGGTACCACGACGGCGCGATGGCGACGCTCACGGGACTGATGGCGGGCTCCCTGTTCGCGCTGTGGCCGTGGAAGATCAACTACGAGCCGAAAGCCGGTCCGATGACCAACGCGGCGCCGTGGGCCACCCATCTCGGCTGGGTCGCCGTCGCGGCGATCGTCGGCGGCGCCGTCGTCGTGCTGCTCAACCGCCTCGAGCGCAAGCTCACGGAGCCCGCGTGA